CGCAAGCGCGGCCGTCTCGTGCCGTACTGGCTGCTGCTGCCCGGCATCCTCTGGCTGATCGTCTTCTTCGCGCTGCCGATGATCTACCAGGCCTCCACCTCCGTGCAGACGGGTTCCCTGGAGCAGGGCTACAAGGTCACCTGGCACTTCGCGACCTACTGGGACGCGCTGTCCGAGTACTGGCCACAGTTCCTGCGCTCGGTCGCCTACGCGGCCGCCGCGACGCTCCTGTGCCTGGTCCTCGGCTACCCGCTGGCGTATCTGATCGCCTTCCGCGCGGGCCGCTGGCGCAACCTGATCATGATCCTGGTGATCGCACCGTTCTTCACCAGCTTCCTGATCCGCACGCTCGCCTGGAAGACGATCCTCTCCGACAGCGGCCCGGTCGTCAGCACCCTGAACACGCTGCACGTCCTGGACGTCACCAACTGGCTCGGCTGGACCGCCGGTGACCGCGTGCTGGCCACACCGCTCGCGGTGGTCTGCGGTCTGACGTACAACTTCCTGCCGTTCATGATCCTGCCCCTGTACACCTCCCTCGAACGCATCGACGGACGCCTCCACGAGGCGGCGGGCGATCTGTACGCCAAGCCGATCACGACCTTCCGGAAGGTCACCTTCCCGCTGTCGATGCCCGGCGTGGTCTCGGGCACGCTGCTGACCTTCATTCCGGCGGCCGGCGACTACGTGAACGCCGACCTGCTCGGCTCCACCGACACCCGCATGGTCGGCAACGTCATCCAGACGCAGTTCCTGCGGATTCTCGACTATCCGACGGCCGCGGCGCTCTCGTTCATCCTGATGGCCGCGATCCTCTTCATGGTGACCGTCTACATCCGTAAGTCCGGGACGGAGGATCTGGTCTAAATGCCCTTCGTCAACTGGCTCAAGCGCAATCTCGTCGTCATCGCGGGACTGCTGACACTCGGATATCTCCTGCTGCCGAACGTCGTCGTCACGGTGTTCTCCTTCAACAAACCGAAGGGCCGCTTCAACTACGAATGGCAGCAGTTCTCGCTGGACGCCTGGAAGGACCCGTGCGGCGTCGCCGACATGTGCGGCTCGCTGTCCATCAGCCTCCAGATCGCCGTGTGGGCGACCATCGGCGCCACGATCCTCGGCACGATGATCGCCTTCGCGCTGGTCCGCTACCGCTTCCGCGCACGCGGCGCCGTGAACTCGCTGATCTTCCTGCCCATGGCGATGCCCGAGGTCGTCATGGCGGCCTCGCTGCTCACCCTGTTCCTCAACATGGGCGCGCAGTTGGGCTTCTGGACGATCCTCATCGCCCACATCATGTTCTGCCTCAGCTTCGTCGTGACCGCCGTCAAGGCGCGTGTCATGTCGATGGACCCGAGGCTGGAACAGGCCGCACAGGACCTCTACGCCGGCCCGTTCCAGACCTTCCTCCGGGTCACTCTGCCGATCGCGGCGCCCGGAATCGCCGCGGGCGCGCTGCTCGCCTTCGCGCTCTCTTTCGACGATTTCATCATCACCAATTTCAACGCGGGTTCGACCGTCACGTTCCCCATGTTCGTCTGGGGTTCGGCACAGCGCGGAACACCCGTTCAGATCAATGTCATCGGCACGACGATGTTCATCGTCGCCGTACTGTTCGTCCTGGTCTCCATGGCCATCGGCAACCGCCGAAATCGCCAGAAGGCATAAGCCGCTCGGCGTGATACACCTGTAGGGAGTTGAAATCATGGCCCCTAGCGCCATGACCCGTTGGACCAAGTCACTTTCTGAAGCACAGCCGGTCCCGTACTGGCTGGAAGACCCCGGCAAGCCCCACCCCGAGCCCGCCCTCACCGGCACCGAGACCTGCGACCTGCTGGTCGTCGGCGGCGGCTACAGCGGACTGTGGACCGCGCTCATCGCCAAGGAGCGCGACCCGCGGCGGGATGTGGTGCTGGTGGAGGGCCGCGAGGCGGGCTGGGCCGCCTCGGGCCGCAACGGCGGCTTCTGCGCCGCCTCCCTCACTCACGGTCTGGCCAACGGCCTCACCCGCTGGCCGGACGAGATCCACACACTCCAGGAGCTGGGCGCCCGCAACCTCGACGAGATCGAGAAGGCGGTCGCCCGCTACTCCCTGGACTGCGACTTCGAGCGCACCGGCGAGATCGACGTAGCGACCGAGGCGTACCAGGCGTGGGAACTGCGCGACTGGTACGAGGAGCTGGACCGCCGGGGCCTCGCCGAAGGCACCGAGTTCCTGGACGCGGAGGCGGTACGGGAGCAGGTCGACTCACCGACCTTCCTCGCCGGCCTGTACGACCGCCGGGGCGTGGCCATGCTCAACCCCGCGAAGCTCGCCTGGGGCCTCAAGCGCGCCTGTCTCCAACTCGGGGTACGCGTGTACGAGCACACCCCCGCCCTGACGTTGAAGCCGTACGGCGCCGGCATGGCCGTACGCACCCCGTACGGCCAGGTCCGCGCCCGCAAGGTCGCGCTCGGCACGAACATCTTCCCGAACCTGCTGCGGCGCGTCCGCTCGTACACCGTCCCGGTCTACGACTACGCGCTGATGACCGAGCCGCTGACCGCCGACCAGCTTGCCTCCATCGGCTGGAAGAACCGCCAGGGCCTCGGGGACTCGGCCAACCAGTTCCACTACTTCCGGCTCTCGGCCGACAACCGGATCCTGTGGGGCGGCTACGACGCGATCCACCACTACGGCGGCCGGGTGCGGTCCGAGTACGACGACCGCCCGGAGACGTACGCCAAGCTCGCCGGGCACTTCTTCACCTGCTTCCCGCAGCTGGAGGGCATCCGCTTCACGCACGCGTGGGGCGGCGCGATCGACACCTGCTCGCGCTTCTCGGCGTTCTTCGGCACGGCGCACCAGGGCAAGGTGGCCTACGCGGCCGGCTTCACGGGCCTCGGCGTCGGGGCGACCCGCTTCGGCGCGGACGTGATGCTCGACCTGCTGGCGGGGGAGCGCACGGAGCGGACCGAGCTGGGGATGGTCCGCAAGAAGCCGCTGCCGTTCCCGCCGGAGCCCTTCGCCTGGACGGGCATCGCGCTCACCAAGTGGTCGCTGGCACGGGCCGACGCGCAGGGCGGTCGGCGCAACCTCTGGCTGAAGACGATGGACAGGCTGGGGCTGGGGTTCGACAGCTAGCCACAGCTAGCCACGCGGGGCCTGCAAGGGGCTCGAAGGGACCTGCCGAGGCTCTCGGCGGGTCCCTTGCGGATTCTGGCGGTCCCGGGCCCATCGCGGTTGTGGCGGCGCCGGGCCCTTGCGGGTTCTGGCGGTCCCGGGCCCTTCGCGGGTCCTCGCAGGCCGGGCGGTGGTCTTGACAACTGGATTGGTCTGGACCAAATTGGGCGCGCTCCACCCTCCAACTCCCCCATGCCCGGAGGCACTTGTGGATCGCACCAGACCTCATGCCCGGCGCCGCCGCCTTCTGGCCATGTGTACGGCCGCGGCGCTGGCCGTACCCGGCCTGACCGTGCTCTCGTCGGCCGCCGTCGCTGCCGACGCGGACCTCGCCCGCAACGGCGGTTTCGAGTCCGGCCTCGACGGCTGGACCTGCACCGCGGGAACGGCGGTCAACTCACCGGTACACAGCGGGAGTTCCGCGCTCCAGGCGACGCCGGCCGGCAGTGACAACGCCCAGTGCACCCAAACGATCACGGTCAAACCGGACTCCCAGTACACGCTCAGCGGCTATGTCCGCGGCTCGTACGTCTACCTCGGCGCGAGCGGCACCGGCACCACGGACGTCTCCACCTGGACTCAGTCCGCGACGGACTGGCAGCAGCTCGGCACGACCTTCCGCACCGGTGCGTCCACGACCAAGGTCACGATCTACTTGCACGGCTGGTACGGCACCGGCGCGTACTACGCCGACGACATCTCGCTCGTCGGCCCGGGCGTGGCAGCGGGTCAGCCGCCCAGCGCGCCGACCGGCCTGAAGGCCGGCACGGTCACGTCTTCCTCCGTCGCCCTGTCCTGGTCGGCGGTGACGGGTGCGACGAGCTATTCCGTCTACCGGGACGGGATGAAGGTCCAGACAGCGACCGGTACTTCGGCCACGGTCACCGGCCTGTCGCCGTCGACCGCGTACGGCTTCCAGGTCACGGCGGTGAACGACGCGGGCGAGTCCGCGAAGTCGGCGAGCGTGACCGCGACCACCTCGGCCGGACCGGGCGGAGGCTCCACGGACCTCCCGGCCCACGCCCTCGTCGGCTACCTCCACGCGAGCTTCGCGAACGGCTCCGGCTACACGCGCCTGGCCGACGTCCCCGACAGCTGGGACGTCATCGACCTGGCCTTCGGCGAACCGACGTCGGTCACGTCGGGCGACATCCGCTTCACCCGCTGCCCGGTCACCGAGTGCCCGAACGTGGAGAGCGACGCCGACTTCAAGGCGGCGATCAAGGCCAAGCAGGCGGCCGGTAAGAAGGTGCTGATCTCGATCGGCGGCCAGAACGGCCAGGTGCAGCTGACGACCACGGCGGCCCGCGACACCTTCGTCTCCTCGGTCTCGAAGATCATTGACACCTACGGCCTGGACGGCCTGGACATCGACTTCGAGGGCCACTCCCTGTCCCTGGACGCGAACGACACGGACTTCAAGAACCCGACCACCCCGGTGATCGTCAACCTGATCTCCGCCCTGAAGACCCTCAAGGCCAAGTACGGCTCCAAGTTCGTCCTGACCATGGCCCCCGAGACGTTCTTCGTCCAACTCGGGTACCAGTACTACGGCCCGGGCAAGTGGGGCGGCCAGGACCCGCGTGCGGGGGCCTACCTCCCGGTGATCCATGCCCTGCGCGACGACCTGACCCTCCTCCACGTCCAGGACTACAACTCGGGCTCGATCATGGGCCTCGACAACCAGTACCACTCCATGGGCGGCGCCGACTTCCACATCGCCATGACCGACATGCTGCTCACCGGCTTCCCGGTGGCGGGCGACGCGAACAACGTCTTCCCGCCGCTGCGCCCCGACCAGGTGGCGATCGGCATGCCGGCGTCGATCAACGCGGGCAACGGCTACGTCTCCCCGTCGGAGGTCACCAAGACCCTGGACTGCCTGACGAAGAAAACGAACTGCGGCTCGTACGCGACCCACGGCACCTGGCCGGCCCTGCGCGGCCTGATGACGTGGTCGATCAACTGGGACCGGTTCGGGAGCTGGGAGTTCCAGAAGACGTTCGACGGCTTCTTCGGCTGAGGAACGCGGCGAGGCCGATCAGCAGCACGCCACACAGACACCAACTGGCCAGCACGTCGAGGGCCCAGTGGTAGCCGTGGCGGACCAGCCCGAGGCCGACGCCGAGGTTCAGCCCCAGGCAGGCGAGGAGGAGTCCGCGCCGAGCAGGCGGCGTGCGCAGCCAGGGCCACAGGATCAGGGTCGCCGCTCCGTAGGCGATCGCGGCCGTGGCTGTATGCCCCGAGGGGAAGTAACCCGTGCCCGGGCCCATGACCGGTGGGCCCGGCCGGGCTATCAGTTCCTTGAGCGGCACGATGACCGCCGGGACGACCGCCATGAGGACGGCCGCGGCGACGGAGGGCAGCCACCACCGGTGGGTACGGGCGGCACGCGCACGCCGGCCGACGTAGAACAGGACCGCCACCAGCACCGGCACGGCGACCACGATGTTCCCGAGATCGGCGAGGAGCCCGGAGACCCGGTCCGGGTGGACCACGCCCCCGCTCAGCCGCTCGTCGGCACGGGCGAGCGGACCGTGGACGGCGACCTGCCAGGTGATCAGCAGGAAGGTGCAGAGGAGGGCCGCGGAGGTCAGAAGGCAGGTCGGCCGCCCGGGAGCCAGGGGCTTTCCACCGTGCGGGGCAGGCGGATGCTTGGGGTCCGGGTCTCGGGAGGTCGACACGGTGCACAGCTTGTCAGGGCTGGTCGGCCGGGAGTCCCGCGGGTCCCGGTCCTCCCCGCACGGCGACAACAACCGCGGGGCTGGGATGATCGGCGCGTGACTGGCGAATCGGTTCGGCCCGGCCGCATGTGTGGGTGGAGCATCACGCACTGGACCCGGATGAGGTGTACCGGGTGGCCCTGAGGACGCGGCCGATGGGGACGTTCGCACGGGTCGCCGCGGACAGCGAAAATCCGACCACGATGCCGGGGAAGCCCTCAGCCGACTTGGTCGGTATCCATCACGTCCATCACGCCGTCTCGCACCTCTCACCACCACGCATGATTTGGTGCCTGGGGCCGAGATTGGCGTCGGGCGCACCCGCGTGATCCACTTCGCCCTGTCATGAACAGGCGGCCTCTGGGGAGGGGCCGCGCAGAAGGGGGGAGAGCGCGTCCATGCGCACCGCCGCAAACGAAACGACTCAGCCGTGCCCGGAGTGCGGGGCCGGAATCCGTGCGGACGGTCGGTTCACCATCTGGTGCGTCGCCTGTGAATGGAACGTGGACCCGGCAGGGCCACAGGAGGAGCACGGGCGGCTGGAAAGGGCGCGCCGCGCCTTGGCCCAACGGCACGGTGAGAAGCTGCTCGCAGAGGTGTTGGACGGGGGAATTCGGCGGCCGCGGCGGGACGCCTCCGCGCTCCTCGCCTACGCGATCGCGCTCGCCGTGCACGGCGTCACCGTGGCGCTGGCCGCGGGCGGGATCTGGTGTGTCGTGAGTGGCTGGGGTGGGGCGGGGATGGCGCTGGGCCTGTTCCTCCTGGTGGCGGCGTGGGCCCTCCGGCCGCGGCCTGCGCGGTTGCCCAAGGAATGGCCGGTGCTGCACCGCGCCGACGCCCCCGAGTTGTACGCGCTGGTCGACGAGGTTGCTCAGGTGGTCGGTACCCGCGGTGTGGACGTGATCACGGTCGGTGCGGAGGTCAATGCGAGCGTCATGGCCTATGGCGTGCGCGGACGCCGGTCGTTGATGCTGGGGCTGCCCCTGTGGGAGATCCTCACGCCGCAGCAGCGGGTGGCCCTGCTGGGCCACGAACTGGGCCACTACAGCAACGGGGACACCCGCCATGGTCTGGTCGTGGCGACGGCTTACCGTTCGCTGACCACCTGGCGCTACTACTTCCTTCCGATCGAGAACCCGTCCGGCGTCGAAATACTCGTCAACGTGCTCTACTTCGTGCCCAGTTTGCTCATCCAGGGCTTGCTGATGCTGCTGGACCAACTGATGCTGCGGGCCACCCAGCGTGCCGAGTACCTCGCCGACCGCGAGGCCGCCCGTGCCGGGTCCACCGAGGCCGCCGTGGGGCTCATGGACTGGCTCCTGGTCAGGGATTCGGCCGCCACCACCCTGCGGCGCGAGGCCAACAACGCCGCCCGGACCGGGCCGCGCGCCGCCCGCGAGGCCGAGGCCCGGGCTGACGAGCTGTGGGAGCGGCTCTCCGCGCACATGGCGTCGATCCCGGAGTACGAGTACGAGCGTCAGCGGCGGGTCGGCGCCCGACGCGGACACAGCGTCGACGCGACCCACCCTCCGACACACCTCAGGCGTCAGTGCCTGCTCGCCGACGCGCCCGTGCCCGCGGCCGTGGTGGGGGACGCAGACCGGGAGCGCCGGATCGCCGTGGAACTTGCCGACGCGCGCAGCACGGTGGCCCGGCGGATCGTAAGGGAGGGCTTCGACGGCTAGCGGCTTTCTGCGGATTGAGGCCCGCCCCGCGCAGTGCATGCTTTCCCGAGCTCTTGGAGGACTACCTGGCCTCGGCGAGTCCCGATCTGGTCCGGCAGATGCTCGCGGTCTGCGCAACCGTGCCGATGAGCGCGGATGCGCAGGAGGCTTGCAACGTCGAGAACTCGGGAAGTTGCCCGCGAGCGCGTCAGCCGCCGCCACAGCTACCGCCCCGCGTAATGATCAGGCGTCATTCGGGTGTGATGCCTAAGCGGTTGCGGGCTCGGAACAGTGAGAAAAATGCCTGATCAGAGGGGGCGGGCGAGTGTATCGTCGCCCGCATGCCTGAACTGATCTCACCCACAGTTCGACTCCGGTCCTCATGGCTCGCGGCGCGTGACGAGTGGCCTCCCGGTGCCCACCAGGACGGGACCGGATTGCGTCTCGCACCCGATGCCGACCTTGCCGGCTCCGAGGTCTTCTCGGTTTGGGTCGAGCGGCTGCGGAAGCAGTCGGACACGTCGGTTGCCTTGGGAGAGGGGCGCGTCCACGCCACCCACTGGTGGATAGTCGAGGGCGACAGCTATCTGGGCGCCATCGATGTGCGGCACTATCTGAACGCCTTTCTGCTCGATGTCGGCGGGCACATCGGCTACAGCATTCGGCCCTCCGCTCGCAGACGCGGCTTGGCCACCTGGGCCCTCGGGGCGGTTCTGCCCGAGGCCCGCGCGCTCGGCTTGGACAGGGTCCTCGTCACCTGCGACGACGACAACATCGGGTCGGCACGCAGCATCGAGCGCAACGGTGGTGTTCTGGAGGATGTGCGCTCCACCGACGCGGGCGTCAAGCGGCGCTACTGGATCGCGCTGTAGACAGTGGTGCAGCCGTGGCATCCCCACCCCGAACGCAGGTCGGCCGCCCCGGAACAGGGGGGGGCGTTCCGAGGCGGCCGACCGGATCGGTGTGCCGCCCGCCCCGGGGGGTTTGGGGCGTGCGGCCGTCCGATCGTGAGGAGAACCGGAGCCGGAAGCTCCGGGTGTGTGCGCGAGGCACGACCAGGTCGAAGCTGGGGAGGCCCCGGCCTGGTGTCGCCCACAGTCCCCTGTGGGCGGGGTGTATCTCTCATCTGGGTAGAACCTACGGCAGGAAAAACCGCTCCGACAGCCGGAATCGCGTCCCGTCATGCACCTCGCACACCTTCTTCACACGCTCTGCCCCCTGTCGCCCCAGCCCCGGAATCACGACGGACGGAGGGGCTGGGGCGGGAGGGCGTTCAGGGGCGCCCATGCTGTGGCTCAGCTGCGGGTTTCCTGTGGCGCGAGCGCCGGTTCCCCGTGGCTCAGATGCGTGCGAACGACTGCTCGATGATGTCGAGGCCCTCGTTCAGCAGGTCCTGGCCGATGACCAGCGGGGGCAGGAAACGCAGCACGTTGCCGTAGGTGCCACAGGTCAGGACCAGCAGGCCCTCCTGGTGGCAGGCCTTGGCGAGCGCGCCGGTCGCCTCCGGGTTCGGCTCCTTGGTCGTGCGGTCCTTGACCAGCTCGATCGCGATCATCGCGCCGCGGCCGCGGATGTCGCCGATGATGTCGAACTTCTCGGCCATCGCCGTGAGGCGGGCCTTCATCGTCTCCTCGATCTCCTTCGCCCGGGCGTTGAGGTCGAGCTCCTTCATCGTCTCGATCGCGCCCAGCGCACCCGCGCAGGCGACCGGGTTGCCGCCGTAGGTGCCGCCCAGGCCGCCCGCGTGCGCGGCGTCCATGATCTCGGCGCGGCCGGTCACGGCGGCCAGCGGGAGGCCGCCGGCGATGCCCTTGGCGGTGGTGATCAGGTCCGGGACGATGCCCTCGTCCTCGCACGCGAACCACTGGCCCGTGCGGCAGAAGCCGGACTGGATCTCGTCGGCGACGAAGACGATGCCGTTGTCGGCGGCGAACTGGCGGATCGCGGGCAGGAAGCCCTTCGCCGGCTCGATGAAGCCGCCCTCGCCGAGCACCGGCTCGACGATGATCGCGGCCACGTTGTCCGGGCCGACCTGCTTGGTGATCTGGTCGATGGCCTGGGCGGCGGCCTCCGGGCCCGCGTTCTCCGGGCCGGTCGGCCAGCGGTAGGCGTACGCCATCGGCATGCGGTAGACCTCGGGCGCGAACGGGCCGAAGCCGTGCTTGTACGGCATGTTCTTCGCCGTCAGGGCCATCGTGAGGTTCGTACGGCCGTGGTAGCCGTGGTCGAAGACCACGACCGCCTGGCGCTTGGTGTACGCGCGGGCGATCTTGACCGCGTTCTCGACGGCCTCGGCGCCCGAGTTGAACAGGGCCGACTTCTTGGCGTGGTCGCCGGGGGTCAGCTCGGCGAGGGCCTCGGCGACCTCCACGTAGCCCTCGTACGGCGTGACCATGAAACAGGTGTGCGTGAAGTCCTGGAGCTGGGCGGAGGCCCGGCGTACGACGGCCTCGGCGGAGGCGCCCACGGACGTCACGGCGATGCCGGAGCCGAAGTCGATCAGACGGTTGCCGTCGACGTCCTCGATGATGCCGCCGCCCGCACGCGTGGTGAAGACCGGCAGCACGGAGCCCACGCCCTGCGCGACCGCGGCAAGGCGGCGGGCCTGCAGCTCCTGCGACTTAGGGCCGGGGATGGCGGTGACGACGCGACGCTCCTGCGGAAGTGCGGTCATGGGGGCTCCCTGATGATCGTGCGAACCGAACCGGAGTTCCGGTGCACCAGGCGTTCCCGTGCACCGGGCGTGCCGGTGGGCCGGGTGGCCCGGTGGGCCGGGTGGTCCGGCCGGGGGTGTTTTTCGGACGCTTGCCTTCTTTTCTCGCAGGCTAAGGCGGGTCGCGGAGGGTGGGCATGCTCCATGTGGGCGCTTTGCGCGCCTCCGCTTGTCCGCAGTGGACAAGCAGTGGACATGGCGGTGGACATGGTGGTGCACAGGCGGTGGACACGGCTGAGCGGGACGCATCACCGCAGCACGGCCCCGTATGCGGTGAACTCCCCTTGCGGGGGCGTTAGATTGACTCGCTGATGGTGCAGGGAGCGGCTGGTCAGGGGGCAAGGGCGATGGACAGCGACGGGACGCAGGACGCGCGGGGCACACATGCGAATCCTGTGCCGCGCCCGGCGGGGCCGCCGGAGCGGCCTCCGGTGCCGCCGCGGCCGGCACAGGCGCCGGGTGTGCCGCCTGTGCCGGAGCAGGCTTCACGGTCCTCGTCGTCCGTCGCCGACTGGCTCAACGCTGCGAGGCCGAGTGCTCGACCCGGGATCTGGCGGTACGGCTATCGCCCGCCGAAGGGGGCGCAGGCACCGGAGCGGCTTGCTCCGGTGACCGTCGCCGGCATGTTGATCCCGTTCGTCGTGGCGCTCGTGGTGTGGTCCGCGTGGCGGCGCGGCGTCATGCCGTACCAGTTCGTCGTCCTGCGCCTGTTGACGCCGAGCAGCTGGTGGTGGGGCGGCACATCGACCTCGCCCAAGGAACAGGTGGGGCAGTCGGTCCGGTTCCCGGGGTGGGAGGCATTGACGGTCTACGACGGTGTCTTCTTCGCCGTACTTGTCGGCGCCGTGGCCATGCTGGGCAGCTGGCCTGCCATTATCCGCCACTACGTCGGCCGCAGGCCTCAGCCGTCACGCGCCCTGATCGCCGCCCTCCTCGCCCTGGTCGCTCTCAGTTTCGTCTTCCCGGAGGCTTTCCCGATCGTCGGCTGGGACGCGGTGCCGATCGTCGACCCGCTGCTCTCCCTTGTCGTACTGCTCTCCGACGGCTACGAACTGATGGCCTCCCCCCTCTTCACGAACACGCTCTACGCGGTCATCACGCTCCTTGTGCTGTGGCCGTTCGCCCGCGTCGGCGGTTGGTGGACATACGCGAAGGAACGACTCGGCGCACGCCGTGCCAGTACGTCCCCCGCCGCCCCGAAGGCGGTGCGGCGGCCCCGCGCCCAGTGGCCCGAACTGCGCGATGCCGGTCAGCAGGAGGCGGCCGAGGTGCTGACCACCGAGGTCGCGGCGGGCGGTATGAACGACGTCGACTGCGCGCGTGTCACGCGCGCGTGGGCGGCGGCCCGACGCGACGGCACACAGGCGGCGTTCCGGGACACCATCCTGCGCCAGGCCGGCGCCGCGTGGACGCATCCTTCCGGCGACCGTGACCTGCACCGCCGTACCACACGGCACGACCTGCTCACGGGACAGGTGCGCATCGGCCGCTGGGCGGCCGCGGAGCGCGCGCCGCTCGCCTTCCACGACGCGGGTGCGGCCCTCGGCCCGGACGTCCTTGGTACCTCGCTGCTCGCGGTCGGCCCGTCCGGCTCGGGCAAGACCCAGACCCTGATCGAGCCCGTGACCGAGGCACTGACCCTGCAGGCGCTCACTGGGGGCTGCACGGTCGTCGCGGTGTCGGCGGCCGGGAGCCCACTCGGCTCCGACTCCGCGTTCGACGTGATCGTACGTATCGGGGATCCGTCGTCCGTCCACGACCTAGACCCGTATGCGGAGTCCGACGACCCCGACGAGGCGGCCGCGATCCTCGCGGAAGCGCTGGTCGGCGACCTCGACGGCGTCAGCGGCCAGAGCGCCGCCACCGCGCTCGCCCAGCTGCTCGGCCCCCACCGGGCCGTGCATGGCCGCTTCCCCACCCTGCCGGAGCTGCGCGAACTCCTGGAGGGCGAGCCTGGTGCGCTGGCGGCGCTGCGAGACGCACTCGCCGGGGACGAGGTCATGCGCCGTGAACTGGACGCACGGATGCGGCAGACGGGCGCGCCGGGCGACGCGGGCCGCGCCCTTGCGGACCGGCTGGCGCTGCTGAACCGGCCGGTGTTCGCGGATTTCTTCGGAGGCGGCAGCGCCCACCGTGTCTTCTCCCTCCGTGCCGTCGCCCATCACCCCCTCCGGGTCCGCATCGACCTCCCCGAGCGCGGCCATGAGGAGGCCGCCCGGCTGATCACCCGGCTGGTGGCCGCGCAGTTCCACACGGTCGTACGGGAGGGCCGGCGCAGCCACTTCGCCTGCCTGGTGCTCGACGACGCGACCGGGACGGTCACTGCCGAGTCGGTGCGCCGTATCCAGCGGTTGCGGTCGCAGAACGCGGGTGTGGTGCTGGCCCTGCGCAGCGTCGGGGACGTTCCCGAGGCGCTGCACGGGCCGCTCTACGGTGCCGTCGGCTGCCGTATGGCGTTCTCCGGCGTCACCACCTGGGACGGCAGCCGGTTCGCGCAGGCCTGGGGCACCGAGTGGGTGGAGACGACGGAGGTCGCCAAGCACACGGTCTTCGCCGACCAGCCCATGACGCGGGCCATCCACGCCCTGCGCAAGCTGGTGACGGGCAAGGCGGTGACCACGGACGC
The Streptomyces sp. CGMCC 4.7035 DNA segment above includes these coding regions:
- the gabT gene encoding 4-aminobutyrate--2-oxoglutarate transaminase, whose protein sequence is MTALPQERRVVTAIPGPKSQELQARRLAAVAQGVGSVLPVFTTRAGGGIIEDVDGNRLIDFGSGIAVTSVGASAEAVVRRASAQLQDFTHTCFMVTPYEGYVEVAEALAELTPGDHAKKSALFNSGAEAVENAVKIARAYTKRQAVVVFDHGYHGRTNLTMALTAKNMPYKHGFGPFAPEVYRMPMAYAYRWPTGPENAGPEAAAQAIDQITKQVGPDNVAAIIVEPVLGEGGFIEPAKGFLPAIRQFAADNGIVFVADEIQSGFCRTGQWFACEDEGIVPDLITTAKGIAGGLPLAAVTGRAEIMDAAHAGGLGGTYGGNPVACAGALGAIETMKELDLNARAKEIEETMKARLTAMAEKFDIIGDIRGRGAMIAIELVKDRTTKEPNPEATGALAKACHQEGLLVLTCGTYGNVLRFLPPLVIGQDLLNEGLDIIEQSFARI
- a CDS encoding ATP/GTP-binding protein, which gives rise to MDSDGTQDARGTHANPVPRPAGPPERPPVPPRPAQAPGVPPVPEQASRSSSSVADWLNAARPSARPGIWRYGYRPPKGAQAPERLAPVTVAGMLIPFVVALVVWSAWRRGVMPYQFVVLRLLTPSSWWWGGTSTSPKEQVGQSVRFPGWEALTVYDGVFFAVLVGAVAMLGSWPAIIRHYVGRRPQPSRALIAALLALVALSFVFPEAFPIVGWDAVPIVDPLLSLVVLLSDGYELMASPLFTNTLYAVITLLVLWPFARVGGWWTYAKERLGARRASTSPAAPKAVRRPRAQWPELRDAGQQEAAEVLTTEVAAGGMNDVDCARVTRAWAAARRDGTQAAFRDTILRQAGAAWTHPSGDRDLHRRTTRHDLLTGQVRIGRWAAAERAPLAFHDAGAALGPDVLGTSLLAVGPSGSGKTQTLIEPVTEALTLQALTGGCTVVAVSAAGSPLGSDSAFDVIVRIGDPSSVHDLDPYAESDDPDEAAAILAEALVGDLDGVSGQSAATALAQLLGPHRAVHGRFPTLPELRELLEGEPGALAALRDALAGDEVMRRELDARMRQTGAPGDAGRALADRLALLNRPVFADFFGGGSAHRVFSLRAVAHHPLRVRIDLPERGHEEAARLITRLVAAQFHTVVREGRRSHFACLVLDDATGTVTAESVRRIQRLRSQNAGVVLALRSVGDVPEALHGPLYGAVGCRMAFSGVTTWDGSRFAQAWGTEWVETTEVAKHTVFADQPMTRAIHALRKLVTGKAVTTDAVTVRQVERERWSASELAHAVPPGHAVLSLTTVKGEHAPPLLVDLRGRGS